Proteins co-encoded in one Planctomycetia bacterium genomic window:
- a CDS encoding glycosyltransferase family 39 protein, with the protein MLTGSTTAVSPLRYSRPAVQSHAMRSGWGYHLAACSLLLLIVALRVTYLCQVENISLASDEAHYWDWSRHLDWCYYSKGPLVAWLIRVSCYLWGADVMPAVRLPAVLCNAFMLLGIYLLVNRIFNNARLAFLALAVALTLPFIHVGGLLMTIDAPYACAWTWAVLVAHCILFAPLSPGGRWVGGEGAQQPYTTQYFLWLTLGLILAIGVLAKHNMALFVPSLGLFLLLSPAHRHELLRPGFWLMALTGAVIGGGPILWWNAQHDWVTFLHVGTQATGASTATSGIRWLGPLEFFGTQAALLMGLWFVLMIMGFANCGARLYRAKDNTETRYNRVPQLQQQLFLTCLALPMLLICLVFSFKVRIEPNWTVTAYITGLILAGWMLWERWTSPRWRRTTYVVMGLGVGLSLMIHFSSVLYPIHAMLMPQVSPRKWDPTCRLKGWDTLASEVNKLRQQEKVEPILFGSTWSYTGALAFHLHDQPTVFCLGPVTGSRYSQYDFWRPNPLHDPADYAGKDAIIVGELSPQVREAFEKIEPTQRVQAREQGLVVAEWNVTIARKLKPTGFGLTVQKY; encoded by the coding sequence ATGTTGACAGGTTCCACGACTGCAGTTTCACCATTGCGCTATTCCCGTCCGGCGGTGCAGTCTCATGCAATGCGCTCCGGCTGGGGATATCACCTCGCTGCCTGCAGTTTGTTGTTGCTGATCGTTGCACTACGAGTGACATATCTTTGCCAAGTTGAAAACATCAGCCTAGCCAGCGATGAAGCTCACTACTGGGACTGGTCACGTCATCTCGACTGGTGTTACTACAGTAAAGGGCCGCTGGTTGCCTGGCTGATTCGCGTCTCCTGTTATCTGTGGGGCGCTGATGTCATGCCTGCAGTCAGGCTACCTGCCGTGCTGTGTAATGCCTTCATGCTGCTGGGTATTTATCTGCTGGTAAACCGCATATTCAACAATGCCCGCCTAGCATTTCTGGCCCTGGCGGTTGCACTCACGCTGCCATTTATTCATGTTGGCGGCTTGCTGATGACCATCGACGCCCCATACGCCTGTGCATGGACGTGGGCGGTGCTCGTTGCTCACTGCATCTTGTTTGCTCCCCTCTCCCCCGGAGGGAGATGGGTTGGGGGTGAGGGGGCACAACAACCATATACCACGCAGTATTTCCTATGGCTGACTCTCGGCCTCATCCTCGCCATCGGCGTATTGGCCAAACACAACATGGCACTCTTTGTTCCATCCCTCGGCTTGTTTCTCCTGCTCAGCCCGGCACATCGTCATGAACTGTTACGCCCAGGTTTCTGGCTGATGGCACTCACGGGAGCAGTCATCGGCGGAGGCCCTATTCTCTGGTGGAATGCCCAGCACGACTGGGTCACCTTCCTGCATGTAGGCACCCAGGCAACGGGAGCTTCGACTGCAACTTCAGGCATTCGCTGGCTCGGCCCGCTGGAATTCTTTGGCACCCAGGCTGCACTGCTGATGGGCTTGTGGTTTGTGCTGATGATCATGGGCTTTGCAAATTGTGGAGCACGATTGTATCGTGCTAAAGATAATACAGAGACACGATATAATCGTGTCCCACAGCTGCAGCAGCAACTGTTTCTGACATGCTTGGCACTGCCCATGCTGTTGATTTGCCTGGTATTCAGCTTCAAAGTCAGAATAGAACCGAATTGGACCGTAACTGCCTACATCACTGGGCTTATTCTTGCAGGCTGGATGCTCTGGGAGCGCTGGACTTCACCACGCTGGCGGCGGACTACCTATGTCGTCATGGGGTTGGGCGTTGGCCTATCCTTGATGATTCATTTCAGCTCAGTGCTATATCCTATTCATGCGATGTTGATGCCTCAGGTTTCGCCGCGCAAATGGGATCCAACATGCCGCCTCAAAGGTTGGGATACCCTTGCGAGCGAGGTCAACAAGTTGCGACAACAAGAAAAAGTGGAGCCCATACTGTTCGGTTCCACCTGGAGTTACACCGGTGCGTTGGCGTTTCATCTGCATGATCAGCCTACGGTTTTCTGCCTGGGGCCTGTTACAGGCAGTCGTTACAGTCAGTATGACTTCTGGCGGCCTAACCCGTTACACGATCCGGCAGACTATGCAGGCAAAGATGCCATTATCGTGGGTGAACTGTCGCCACAGGTGCGAGAAGCTTTTGAAAAGATTGAACCCACGCAGCGCGTGCAGGCACGAGAACAGGGACTGGTGGTTGCAGAATGGAATGTTACCATTGCGAGGAAACTGAAGCCAACAGGGTTTGGACTTACGGTGCAGAAATATTGA
- a CDS encoding methionine adenosyltransferase, translating into MSNYLFTSESVSMGHPDKVADQVSDAILDFCLKHDPMSRVACETLVTTDHCTVAGEITTKAPLTQENVDKIVRETIREIGYVDPKIGFAADTVKVVNLLHSQSPDISVGVDTGGAGDQGMMFGFACDETKSLMPLPIYLSHRLVENHATMRRNGQLKFVRPDAKSQVTVEYDAHGKPVRIHTVVLSTQHDESVIDSSKKFSTAAREEIIQKLVLPTLKAERPDLVNDKIIFHINPTGIFLEGGPHGDCGLTGRKIIVDTYGGRGRHGGGAFSGKDPTKVDRSAAYVARYIAKNVVAAGLAKECEVQLSYAIGYPDPLSIWVNTNGTLASGLTEDKLISLVRDHFQLTPKGIIESLQLRRPIYKATAAHGHFGRENAEFSWEKTDKADSLKKAAGK; encoded by the coding sequence GTGTCGAATTATCTTTTTACCAGCGAATCGGTCAGCATGGGGCATCCGGATAAGGTTGCCGATCAGGTTAGTGATGCGATTCTTGATTTTTGCCTGAAACACGATCCCATGAGTCGGGTGGCTTGTGAAACCCTGGTGACAACCGACCATTGTACCGTGGCTGGCGAAATCACCACCAAGGCACCGTTGACACAGGAAAATGTGGACAAGATCGTTCGCGAAACCATCAGGGAAATTGGTTACGTTGATCCCAAGATTGGCTTTGCTGCTGATACGGTTAAAGTAGTCAACTTGCTCCATTCTCAATCGCCTGATATCTCAGTTGGTGTGGATACCGGCGGTGCAGGCGATCAGGGTATGATGTTTGGCTTTGCCTGCGATGAAACCAAGTCGCTGATGCCACTGCCTATTTATCTTTCACATCGCCTGGTGGAAAACCATGCCACTATGCGTCGCAATGGACAGCTTAAGTTCGTGCGTCCCGATGCCAAGAGCCAGGTGACAGTGGAATACGATGCTCATGGCAAGCCTGTCCGTATTCATACGGTGGTGTTGTCCACCCAGCACGATGAATCGGTCATTGATAGCAGCAAGAAGTTCTCTACAGCAGCCCGTGAAGAGATCATTCAGAAACTAGTGCTGCCTACCTTGAAAGCCGAGCGGCCTGACCTGGTGAATGACAAGATCATTTTCCACATCAATCCCACTGGCATCTTCCTGGAAGGTGGCCCGCATGGCGATTGCGGTTTGACCGGCCGCAAGATCATTGTCGATACTTATGGTGGCCGAGGCCGACATGGTGGTGGTGCTTTCAGTGGCAAAGATCCCACCAAGGTAGATCGTTCTGCAGCATATGTTGCCCGTTATATTGCCAAGAATGTTGTTGCTGCTGGGCTGGCGAAGGAATGTGAAGTACAGCTTTCCTATGCAATCGGTTATCCCGATCCGCTTTCCATCTGGGTCAATACCAATGGAACCCTGGCGAGTGGCTTAACGGAAGACAAGTTGATCAGCCTCGTGCGAGATCACTTCCAGTTGACACCCAAAGGTATCATTGAGAGCCTGCAACTGCGAAGGCCAATTTACAAGGCAACCGCAGCTCATGGCCATTTTGGCCGTGAAAACGCTGAATTCAGTTGGGAAAAGACCGACAAAGCTGATTCACTGAAAAAAGCAGCAGGCAAGTAA
- a CDS encoding polysaccharide deacetylase family protein has product MNLLYCLLAVLPVPISEPVTWSTKLGYPADKRVIILHADDIGMCYEANASAQRALSKGEYRSAAAMVPCPWFNEMAEWCVANPHHDVGLHLALTSEWKTYRWGSVAPRDKVPGLHDKFGYLHHNVPGVVMNSNEKEIETELFAQYNRAVSLGMKPSHVDTHMGTLYAKPEFTRAYMKLAVEKQVPAMVIEMTPYTMDKFRKQGYPMRDEMLQLIADYPLPKLDDFHAVESGKTYEEKKSKFYTLIRSLRPGLHEIIYHPSIDTPGLKKITGSWQQRIWEDKMFADAEVQDFLKEQGIILSSWKEVMERFQKK; this is encoded by the coding sequence ATGAACCTGTTATACTGCCTGCTGGCAGTACTGCCTGTTCCCATCAGTGAGCCGGTCACCTGGTCTACCAAGCTGGGATACCCTGCTGATAAACGAGTGATCATTCTGCATGCCGACGATATTGGTATGTGCTACGAAGCCAATGCTTCTGCCCAGCGGGCTCTCAGCAAGGGTGAATACCGCTCAGCTGCTGCCATGGTACCCTGCCCCTGGTTTAACGAAATGGCTGAATGGTGTGTCGCCAATCCGCATCATGATGTTGGATTGCATCTGGCCCTCACCAGCGAATGGAAAACCTACCGCTGGGGTTCCGTGGCTCCGAGAGATAAAGTTCCCGGCCTCCACGACAAGTTTGGTTACCTGCACCACAATGTTCCCGGCGTGGTGATGAACTCCAACGAAAAGGAAATTGAGACGGAACTGTTCGCCCAATACAACCGGGCAGTCAGCCTGGGTATGAAACCCAGCCACGTTGATACCCATATGGGAACTCTCTATGCCAAGCCCGAATTTACTCGTGCCTACATGAAACTGGCAGTGGAAAAACAGGTTCCAGCCATGGTGATTGAAATGACTCCGTACACCATGGACAAATTTCGCAAGCAGGGTTACCCCATGCGGGACGAAATGCTGCAACTGATTGCTGATTACCCACTGCCCAAGCTCGATGATTTTCACGCCGTAGAATCAGGCAAAACGTACGAAGAAAAGAAAAGTAAATTCTATACGCTGATTCGTTCGCTCAGACCCGGGTTGCATGAGATTATTTATCACCCATCCATTGATACCCCAGGCCTCAAGAAAATCACAGGCTCCTGGCAGCAGCGCATCTGGGAAGACAAGATGTTTGCTGATGCCGAGGTACAGGATTTCCTCAAAGAACAGGGCATCATCCTTTCCTCCTGGAAAGAAGTCATGGAACGGTTTCAGAAGAAATAA
- a CDS encoding RNA polymerase sigma factor has product MPVRLDFNALVPLHYQDLYRYAYRLSGNSIDAEDLVQETFCSAQGNQEQLRDSAKVKSWLFSILYHAFLLHQRRKRKLRYVTWEQELDHVPMAEPELPAVNSTQLQAGLMQVPEDYRAVLILYYFEDFSYRDMATQLRIPIGTVMSRLARAKQFLKHLLSKHVEHDE; this is encoded by the coding sequence ATGCCGGTACGTCTTGATTTCAATGCGCTGGTGCCTTTGCATTATCAGGATTTGTACCGTTATGCTTATCGGCTTTCCGGTAACAGCATTGATGCTGAAGACCTGGTACAGGAGACCTTCTGTTCGGCACAGGGTAACCAGGAGCAGTTGCGGGATTCTGCCAAGGTTAAATCCTGGCTGTTCAGCATCTTGTATCACGCATTTCTCTTGCATCAGCGGAGAAAGAGAAAATTGAGGTACGTGACCTGGGAACAGGAACTGGACCATGTGCCGATGGCAGAACCTGAACTTCCTGCAGTAAATTCAACTCAATTGCAGGCCGGGCTGATGCAGGTTCCTGAAGATTATCGAGCGGTTTTGATCTTGTACTACTTTGAGGATTTCAGTTATCGAGACATGGCTACGCAGTTGAGGATTCCAATCGGAACCGTGATGTCACGCCTGGCACGTGCCAAGCAGTTTCTGAAGCACCTGCTAAGCAAACATGTGGAGCATGATGAATGA
- a CDS encoding response regulator gives MSMRSEQSETPRIMGKKQRMDALHQAGRELAALDPEMLANLNGQSRVDFLKTNILRCARQVLGQDKVDIRLLNPRSNTLEPLVCEGMRPEIAVLKLKAEPTNNGISGWVASQGKAYYCPDARKDKLNITGASNALSCFTVPLMDLGKVIGVMSIESENANAFSAEDRATFMEFGQEIASALHTLWLLSTERAGLVSQSAELVTRELALPIDDILNHASALRDRMRSDPDAMSNLDVILQSARKIKASIKEAATTLQGEDPLLMMSTPPPGIKPFDLRILVVETDDRYRKLAHSMLGKLGCTVETTRTGIEALAQSRTTHYDMALVDLRLTDMTGYDLFCKLRAEQPELSVVLTTDFGYDSTHSIIRARQEGLLGVLYKPFRLDQVLEVLMKKTGRTD, from the coding sequence ATGTCAATGCGTTCGGAACAGAGTGAAACACCCCGCATCATGGGGAAGAAGCAGCGTATGGATGCGCTGCACCAGGCGGGTCGTGAACTTGCAGCGCTCGACCCTGAAATGCTGGCCAATCTGAATGGGCAGTCACGAGTTGATTTTCTCAAGACCAATATACTCCGCTGTGCCAGGCAGGTGCTCGGGCAGGACAAGGTCGATATCCGTCTGCTGAACCCGCGTTCCAATACGCTTGAACCGTTAGTTTGTGAAGGCATGAGGCCTGAAATTGCAGTTCTCAAATTGAAAGCTGAGCCGACCAACAATGGCATTTCCGGCTGGGTTGCATCACAAGGGAAAGCGTATTACTGCCCAGATGCCCGCAAGGATAAGCTGAATATCACTGGCGCTTCCAATGCACTTTCCTGTTTTACCGTACCCTTGATGGATCTGGGTAAAGTCATTGGCGTGATGAGCATCGAAAGTGAAAATGCCAATGCCTTCAGTGCCGAAGATCGTGCGACCTTCATGGAATTCGGGCAGGAAATCGCATCAGCACTACATACTTTGTGGCTTCTCAGCACCGAACGTGCTGGCCTGGTTTCACAGTCTGCGGAACTGGTAACTCGTGAACTGGCGCTTCCCATTGATGACATTCTGAACCATGCCAGTGCCTTGCGGGATCGGATGCGTAGTGATCCGGATGCCATGTCGAATCTTGATGTCATTCTGCAATCAGCCAGGAAGATCAAAGCCTCCATCAAGGAAGCAGCTACGACATTGCAGGGAGAAGACCCGCTACTGATGATGTCAACGCCACCGCCGGGCATCAAGCCGTTTGACTTGCGGATTCTGGTGGTAGAGACCGATGACCGCTATCGCAAGCTGGCACACAGCATGCTAGGAAAACTCGGATGCACGGTAGAAACCACACGCACCGGCATTGAAGCATTGGCACAGAGTAGAACCACCCATTACGACATGGCCCTGGTCGATCTGCGACTGACAGATATGACCGGCTACGATCTGTTTTGTAAGTTGCGTGCCGAGCAGCCTGAGCTTTCCGTCGTGCTTACTACTGACTTTGGCTATGATTCTACCCATTCCATCATCCGTGCGAGGCAGGAAGGTTTGCTGGGCGTGCTATATAAGCCGTTCCGTCTGGATCAGGTGCTGGAAGTGCTGATGAAGAAGACGGGTAGGACGGATTAA
- a CDS encoding DUF1559 domain-containing protein has product MLRLCVKSFIWLGLLTLLIVGSSHVTASARHEEKPLFTRLIGSHTLMFVHIRVGEYLQMPMVKGVLDNMQDVRAEAEKGIRQALGVGLTDLETATIYVDQPRVVNGDVHEPREPYFIFQTKKEIQLDALKSAIGERQNVVKFGKYDVMVGDKLAVSLLDSKTMLMIVMQDRRREMIQQDWLLHFASLDAENELPDGLKESAALASASKHILVSGFHIPKELGTVLQDKLKQAPAAMAPFKSLAQVQSGVITADYLPNSENDFQMVCRARFSEEGQAKAGMGAIRFAIAAGKMAMTSSPASNDPEIKEAFMLANKQLDAIKTEVKQSELHISYGMNSKLMIPLLASAIERVRNAADRMISGSNMRQLLIAMHNYHNDYNFIPPAVSMKDGKSLHSWRVHILPYIEQDQLYKQLKMDEPWDSDHNKKLFESVPMPKMFAHPGKRDGDTKKTYYKVFVSKPEKQLRSGFRFGSKVTLGQVAVQDGTSNTIAMIESGPPVLWYQPEDIEFDATVALPKLISPWKNNKVSVTFFDGTVRTIWLGQNEAVLKALITVNGNEEIDISKLENEEKK; this is encoded by the coding sequence ATGTTACGTCTTTGTGTCAAGAGTTTTATCTGGCTGGGCTTGCTTACATTACTCATCGTCGGTTCATCGCACGTAACAGCTTCGGCTCGTCATGAAGAGAAGCCATTATTCACTCGGCTCATTGGTTCACACACACTCATGTTTGTGCATATTCGCGTTGGCGAATACCTGCAGATGCCAATGGTGAAAGGTGTACTGGATAACATGCAGGATGTTCGTGCGGAGGCAGAAAAAGGAATTCGCCAGGCGTTGGGTGTTGGATTGACCGATCTTGAGACTGCCACCATTTACGTTGATCAGCCTCGCGTAGTAAACGGCGATGTTCATGAACCTCGTGAGCCTTACTTTATTTTTCAAACTAAGAAAGAAATACAACTCGATGCACTCAAATCAGCAATTGGGGAACGACAGAACGTCGTCAAGTTTGGAAAATACGATGTAATGGTAGGAGACAAACTGGCAGTTTCGTTGCTCGACAGCAAAACCATGTTGATGATCGTGATGCAGGATCGGCGGCGTGAAATGATCCAGCAGGACTGGCTCCTGCACTTCGCCAGTCTGGATGCTGAAAATGAACTGCCTGATGGCTTGAAAGAAAGCGCTGCACTGGCATCTGCCAGCAAACATATCCTGGTCTCCGGCTTCCATATTCCCAAGGAACTGGGCACTGTACTGCAGGATAAATTGAAGCAGGCTCCTGCTGCCATGGCACCATTCAAGTCACTGGCTCAAGTGCAATCAGGCGTCATCACTGCTGATTATCTGCCGAACAGCGAAAATGATTTCCAGATGGTATGTCGAGCCCGATTCTCGGAGGAAGGTCAGGCGAAAGCGGGCATGGGAGCCATTCGGTTTGCTATTGCAGCTGGCAAGATGGCGATGACCAGTTCGCCAGCCAGCAATGATCCTGAGATCAAGGAAGCGTTCATGCTCGCCAACAAGCAACTCGATGCCATCAAAACCGAAGTCAAGCAATCAGAACTGCATATTTCCTATGGCATGAATAGTAAGTTGATGATACCTCTTCTGGCATCCGCCATTGAAAGGGTTCGTAACGCTGCGGATCGTATGATCAGTGGGAGCAATATGCGGCAACTGCTGATTGCCATGCATAATTACCACAACGATTATAACTTCATACCACCTGCAGTTTCGATGAAGGATGGAAAGTCACTTCACAGTTGGCGGGTACACATTCTGCCTTACATCGAGCAGGATCAGCTTTACAAACAGTTGAAGATGGACGAGCCCTGGGACAGCGATCACAACAAGAAATTATTTGAATCGGTTCCCATGCCCAAGATGTTTGCCCATCCAGGCAAACGAGATGGTGATACGAAGAAGACCTATTATAAAGTGTTCGTCAGCAAACCTGAGAAGCAGCTTCGATCCGGTTTCAGGTTTGGCAGCAAAGTTACCTTGGGTCAAGTGGCAGTGCAGGATGGAACGAGCAACACCATTGCCATGATCGAATCTGGTCCGCCGGTGCTGTGGTATCAGCCGGAAGATATCGAATTTGATGCTACCGTTGCTTTGCCGAAGCTGATCAGCCCCTGGAAGAACAATAAAGTTTCAGTGACCTTTTTTGATGGAACCGTCCGCACCATTTGGCTGGGACAAAATGAAGCAGTTTTGAAGGCATTAATTACCGTCAACGGAAATGAAGAGATCGACATTTCCAAGTTGGAAAACGAGGAGAAGAAGTAA
- a CDS encoding DUF1559 domain-containing protein — protein sequence MLRHWLTGLSYLGCLAVLLACSSSDKLQAQHEAKPWFARLIGPQTMVFGHLRVYDTLQRPFFKMVRQQLKQSGIEPFKEMEKMLGIGLDDIDSVTVYVEQPEIDNGRPKEPRRPHILISGRKPIAGDVVRKSLGDEVATTKFGKYELQQGKSMAYSLLDEKTLLLFSIPTGPQRVDQQYFLPYFTQLEAEVEVNKAMLESINLAVGGKYAGVAGFRIPEELSTLLQAEMNNVPPAATPFKALVKVQSGQVSLQFVDDSPNDIQLQVRGRFQDEKAAQAGLGSIKFAIAAAKMSVSSIVGGNAAENKVTAQAITRLFEAIKTETKGSEVHLSYEANTPILMALLLPAIQKVRVAANRTVSGNNMRQALIAMHNYYNDYDRLPDVVSMKEGKPLHSWRVHILPYVEYDQLYKQIKLDEPWDSEHNLKIFESVPIPKIYDHPGQNEGANRKTYYKAFYSKPDKNPAAGFKLGARTTFATMVDGTSNTIALVEAGPPVLWYKPEDIEFDPNVPLPKMVSPWPDNRVQVAFFDGHIQSLWLGQKEDLWKASITANGGEVVDRSGLELKEKK from the coding sequence ATGCTGCGACATTGGTTAACGGGTCTATCGTACCTGGGTTGCCTAGCAGTGCTTCTGGCCTGTTCCAGTTCAGATAAGCTGCAGGCACAGCATGAAGCCAAGCCGTGGTTCGCGAGGTTGATTGGCCCGCAGACCATGGTGTTCGGACACCTGCGTGTTTACGATACACTGCAAAGGCCGTTCTTCAAAATGGTGCGACAGCAATTAAAGCAATCGGGCATCGAGCCGTTCAAAGAAATGGAAAAGATGCTGGGCATTGGCCTGGATGACATCGATAGCGTAACGGTTTATGTGGAACAGCCGGAGATTGATAATGGCAGACCGAAGGAACCACGGAGGCCGCACATTTTAATTAGTGGCAGGAAGCCGATTGCTGGTGATGTTGTGCGCAAATCGCTGGGGGATGAAGTAGCAACTACAAAGTTTGGTAAATATGAACTGCAGCAAGGGAAGAGTATGGCATACTCGCTGCTGGATGAGAAGACTTTGCTGTTGTTTTCTATTCCAACTGGCCCGCAACGAGTGGATCAACAGTATTTCCTGCCTTACTTTACACAGTTGGAAGCTGAGGTTGAAGTCAACAAAGCAATGCTGGAAAGCATCAATCTGGCAGTCGGTGGCAAGTATGCAGGAGTTGCTGGTTTTCGGATTCCGGAGGAACTGTCAACATTATTGCAGGCAGAGATGAACAATGTGCCACCAGCCGCTACTCCATTCAAAGCACTTGTCAAAGTACAGTCAGGCCAGGTGAGCCTGCAATTTGTGGACGACAGCCCCAACGATATCCAGTTGCAGGTTCGTGGTCGGTTTCAAGACGAGAAGGCAGCCCAGGCAGGTCTGGGATCCATCAAGTTTGCCATAGCTGCTGCCAAGATGTCTGTTTCCAGTATTGTTGGCGGAAATGCGGCTGAGAACAAAGTTACAGCGCAAGCGATCACCAGGTTATTCGAGGCCATTAAAACGGAAACCAAAGGCAGTGAAGTACATCTTTCCTACGAGGCCAATACTCCCATACTCATGGCATTATTGTTGCCTGCTATTCAGAAAGTGCGCGTTGCAGCCAACCGCACTGTGAGTGGTAATAACATGCGACAGGCATTGATTGCCATGCACAATTATTACAACGATTATGATCGCTTGCCTGATGTGGTCAGCATGAAGGAAGGCAAGCCATTGCACAGTTGGCGAGTGCATATTCTGCCTTACGTCGAGTATGACCAACTGTACAAACAGATCAAACTGGACGAACCATGGGACAGTGAACACAACTTGAAGATATTCGAATCAGTGCCGATCCCCAAAATCTATGATCACCCTGGGCAGAACGAAGGAGCAAACAGGAAGACATACTACAAGGCCTTCTACAGCAAGCCTGACAAGAATCCTGCTGCAGGGTTCAAACTAGGAGCACGTACCACGTTTGCCACCATGGTTGATGGGACCAGCAACACCATTGCCCTGGTGGAAGCAGGTCCGCCTGTGCTCTGGTACAAGCCGGAGGATATTGAGTTCGATCCGAATGTACCGTTACCAAAGATGGTAAGCCCGTGGCCTGATAACCGCGTTCAGGTGGCTTTCTTTGATGGTCATATTCAGTCGTTGTGGCTCGGTCAGAAGGAAGATTTGTGGAAAGCGTCTATCACTGCGAACGGTGGCGAAGTGGTGGATCGGTCAGGGCTGGAGTTGAAGGAGAAGAAATAG
- a CDS encoding 6,7-dimethyl-8-ribityllumazine synthase, translating into MNIIEGLLTPFAGRFAIVASRFNQLIVDRLIEGAEDAFTRHGIADDQLDLIWVPGAFELPFIAKKLAESQKYAAVICLGCVIKGETDHYDYVCSQAAGGIASVAIETGIPVIFGVLTCDTLEQAQNRAGGKAGNKGSDSALAAIELVSLLNQLGGK; encoded by the coding sequence ATGAATATCATCGAAGGTTTACTGACACCCTTTGCCGGGCGATTTGCCATTGTCGCATCGCGGTTCAACCAATTGATTGTGGATCGCCTCATCGAAGGCGCTGAAGATGCATTCACCCGGCATGGCATTGCCGATGATCAGTTAGATTTGATCTGGGTGCCCGGAGCATTTGAACTGCCTTTCATTGCCAAAAAACTGGCCGAATCGCAAAAGTATGCTGCTGTCATTTGTCTGGGTTGTGTCATCAAAGGGGAAACCGATCATTACGATTATGTCTGCAGCCAGGCTGCAGGTGGCATTGCATCGGTCGCGATAGAAACCGGTATCCCCGTCATTTTCGGCGTACTCACCTGCGATACTCTGGAGCAGGCACAAAACCGCGCCGGCGGCAAAGCAGGCAACAAAGGCAGCGACTCCGCCCTGGCCGCGATTGAATTAGTAAGTCTGCTGAACCAACTGGGAGGCAAGTAA
- the folK gene encoding 2-amino-4-hydroxy-6-hydroxymethyldihydropteridine diphosphokinase has product MPTLAYIALGSNLGDRAGYLQAAISRLQQEPGIRVVNVSSHWETSPVGGPAGQGAYLNAAAILETDLSPKALLKALLQVEAEQDRKRQERFGPRTLDLDIMLYGDQVVKEPDLTIPHPRLHERRFMLGPLAEIAPQVVHPVFKRTIAQLLSESGHRPLLGKRALVTGASSGIGKAIALQLAEHGADVIVHARQSGAALDQTASAIQAMGRFSHTLLADLAYQTACTKLAEEAWNHWQGLEILVCNAGSDILTGAGKAMSYEAKLESLWHVDVAGTIHLSRSVGARMKQAGQGTILTMGWDQAEYGFDGESGELFCTAKAAVAGFTRSLSLNLAPEVRVNGLAPGWIKTKWGEKAPAEWQERAIQEAPLRRWGTPEEIAKTAAWLCSPDANFITGQMVRINGGVIRH; this is encoded by the coding sequence ATGCCCACTCTTGCTTACATTGCGCTCGGAAGTAACCTTGGCGACCGTGCTGGTTATCTGCAGGCAGCTATTTCCCGGTTGCAGCAGGAACCCGGCATTCGGGTGGTGAATGTTTCCAGTCATTGGGAAACTTCTCCTGTGGGCGGCCCGGCCGGGCAGGGGGCATATCTGAATGCTGCTGCTATTCTGGAAACGGACTTATCGCCAAAGGCTTTGTTGAAGGCACTGTTGCAGGTGGAAGCGGAGCAGGACAGAAAGCGTCAGGAACGCTTTGGACCTCGCACGCTTGATCTGGACATCATGCTCTATGGCGATCAGGTGGTGAAAGAGCCGGATTTGACCATTCCCCATCCTCGCTTGCACGAACGTCGGTTCATGCTGGGGCCACTGGCCGAGATTGCTCCCCAGGTTGTACATCCTGTATTCAAGCGTACTATAGCGCAATTACTTTCGGAATCAGGTCATCGTCCGTTGTTGGGCAAGCGTGCGCTGGTAACCGGCGCATCCAGTGGTATTGGCAAAGCTATTGCGTTGCAGTTGGCGGAGCATGGTGCCGATGTCATCGTCCATGCAAGGCAATCTGGTGCAGCGCTGGATCAGACTGCTTCAGCTATCCAGGCGATGGGCCGATTTTCGCACACGTTGCTGGCTGATCTTGCGTATCAAACTGCCTGCACAAAACTGGCAGAGGAAGCATGGAACCACTGGCAGGGTCTCGAAATTCTGGTGTGCAATGCCGGTAGTGATATTCTCACTGGTGCAGGCAAGGCTATGAGCTATGAAGCCAAGCTGGAATCACTCTGGCATGTGGATGTTGCAGGCACCATTCACCTGTCCCGTTCGGTGGGCGCTCGGATGAAGCAAGCCGGGCAGGGTACGATTTTGACCATGGGCTGGGATCAGGCTGAATATGGTTTTGATGGGGAAAGTGGCGAACTCTTTTGTACAGCCAAAGCTGCTGTAGCTGGGTTTACTCGCAGCCTGTCGCTTAACCTGGCACCCGAAGTGCGAGTAAATGGATTGGCACCAGGTTGGATCAAAACCAAGTGGGGTGAAAAGGCGCCGGCAGAATGGCAGGAACGGGCAATCCAGGAAGCTCCATTACGTCGCTGGGGCACTCCCGAAGAGATTGCGAAAACGGCAGCCTGGCTTTGTTCGCCCGATGCGAACTTCATCACCGGGCAGATGGTGCGAATCAACGGCGGCGTGATCCGCCATTGA